One Brassica napus cultivar Da-Ae chromosome C2, Da-Ae, whole genome shotgun sequence DNA window includes the following coding sequences:
- the LOC106420822 gene encoding cell division protein FtsZ homolog 1, chloroplastic yields the protein MAISPLAQLNELTISSSSSSFLANSISNSLHSSFASTRISGFPKRRSDSKSKSLRLRCSFSPMETAKIKVVGVGGGGNNAVNRMISSGLQSVDFYAINTDSQALLQSSAQTPLQIGELLTRGLGTGGNPLLGEQAAEESKDAIANALKGSDLVFITAGMGGGTGSGAAPVVAQISKEAGYLTVGVVTYPFSFEGRKRSFQALEAIEKLQKNVDTLIVIPNDRLLDIADEQTPLQDAFLLADDVLRQGVQGISDIITIPGLVNVDFADVKAVMKDSGTAMLGVGVSCGKNRAQEAAEQATLAPLIGSSIQSATGVVYNITGGKDITLQEVNRVSQVVTSLADPSANIIFGAVVDDRYTGEIHVTIIATGFSQSFQKTLLTDPRAAKLVDKMGSTGQQENKGMSLPHQRQSPATINPKPSSPRRLFF from the exons ATGGCGATTAGTCCGCTGGCGCAGCTCAACGAGTTAACGATCTCTTCCTCGTCCTCCTCATTTCTCGCGAATTCGATATCCAATTCGTTGCATAGTAGCTTCGCGAGTACGAGAATCAGCGGCTTCCCGAAACGAAGAAGCGATTCAAAGTCCAAGTCTTTGCGGCTGAGATGCTCCTTCTCCCCGATGGAGACCGCGAAGATTAAGGTCGTTGGTGTCGGCGGTGGCGGTAACAACGCCGTCAACCGCATGATTTCCAGCGGCTTGCAG AGTGTTGATTTCTATGCGATAAACACGGACTCTCAAGCTCTGCTTCAGTCTTCTGCACAAACCCCACTTCAAATTGGAGAGCTTCTCACTCGTGGCCTTG GTACTGGTGGGAACCCGCTTCTAGGAGAACAAGCTGCTGAAGAATCTAAAGATGCTATTGCTAATGCTCTCAAAGGATCTGACCTTGTTTTCATTACTGCTGGTATGGGTGGTGGCACTGGCTCTGGTGCTGCTCCTGTCGTAGCTCAGATTTCAAAGGAAGCTGGTTATTTGACCGTTGGTGTTGTTACATATCCTTTTAGCTTCGAAGGACGTAAAAGATCTTTTCAG GCGTTGGAAGCCATTGAGAAGCTGCAGAAGAACGTTGATACGCTTATTGTGATTCCAAATGATCGTCTGCTAGATATTGCTGATGAACAGACACCCCTTCAGGACGCTTTTCTTCTTGCCGATGATGTTTTGCGCCAAGGAGTTCAAGGAATCTCAGATATTATTACT ATACCTGGACTGGTCAATGTTGATTTTGCGGATGTGAAAGCGGTTATGAAAGATTCTGGAACTGCAATGCTTGGGGTAGGTGTTTCCTGCGGCAAGAACCGAGCACAAGAAGCAGCTGAGCAAGCCACTTTGGCTCCACTGATCGGCTCATCCATACAATCAGCCACTGGTGTAGTTTACAACATTACCGGCGGAAAAGACATTACTTTGCAGGAAGTGAACCGAGTTTCTCAG GTGGTGACAAGTTTGGCGGACCCATCAGCCAACATCATATTTGGAGCTGTTGTGGATGATCGCTACACTGGAGAGATTCATGTAACGATTATCGCCACGGGCTTCTCACAGTCTTTCCAGAAGACACTTCTGACTGACCCAAGAGCAGCTAAACTCGTGGACAAAATGGGATCAACCGGTCAACAAGAGAACAAAGGAATGTCACTACCTCACCAGAGGCAGTCTCCTGCAACTATCAACCCCAAACCGTCTTCTCCCCGTAGACTTTTCTTCTAG
- the LOC106420990 gene encoding 65-kDa microtubule-associated protein 1: protein MAVTDAESPHLGEITCGTLLQKLQEIWDEVGESDGQRDKMLLQIEQECLDVYKRKVEQAAKSRAELLQTLSDANAELSSLTTSLGDKTFANGIPDKSHGTIKEQLAAIAPALEQLWQQKEERVRDFSDVQSQIQKISGEIAGGLSNNELPLPPIVDESDLSLKKLDSFHSQLQELQKEKSERLQKVLEFVSTVHDLCAVLSLDFLTTVTQVHPSLDEETGVQAKSISNDTLSMLAKTVSTLEDDKKQRLQKLQDLATQLIDLWNLMDTPEEERDLFNHVTCNISSSVDDVTTPGALARDLIKEAEVEVDRLDQLKASRMKEIAFKKETELEEIYARAHVEINPESARERIMSLIDAGNVEHTELLADMDGQIAKAREEAVSRKDVLDRVEKWISACEEESWLEDYNRDHNRYSASRGAHLNLKRAEKARILVSKIPAMVDTLVAKIRAWEEEHSMSFAYDGVPLLAMLDEYGMLRQEREDEKRRLREQKKVQEQPHVEQDSAFSTRPSPAARPVSAKKPVGTRANNGGANRRLSLNANQNGSRSIAKEGGRRESLNRPAAPTNYVAISKEEAASSSPGSGAADQVSASP, encoded by the exons ATGGCGGTCACAGATGCTGAAAGTCCTCATCTCGGGGAGATTACTTGTGGTACTTTACTCCAAAAACTGCAG GAAATATGGGATGAAGTAGGTGAGAGCGATGGGCAACGAGACAAGATGCTTCTTCAGATAGAGCAAGAGTGTCTCGATGTTTACAAGCGTAAAGTTGAACAAGCTGCCAAGTCCCGCGCCGAGCTTCTTCAGACCTTGTCTGATGCTAACGCTGAACTCTCCAGCCTCACTACCTCTCTTGGAGATAAAACCTTTGCTAACGGCATT CCTGATAAGTCTCATGGAACGATAAAAGAACAGCTTGCTGCTATAGCACCAGCTCTCGAACAACTCTGGCAACAGAAAGAGGAGAGAGTCAGAGACTTCTCCGATGTGCAATCACAAATCCAGAAGATCTCGGGAGAGATTGCAGGTGGTTTGAGTAATAACGAGCTTCCACTTCCTCCTATAGTCGATGAATCTGACTTGTCTCTCAAGAAACTAGACTCTTTCCACAGCCAACTCCAAGAGCTTCAGAAAGAGAAGAGCGAAAGGCTGCAGAAAGTGCTCGAGTTTGTGAGCACTGTCCATGATCTATGCGCCGTTCTCTCTTTGGACTTCTTAACCACCGTGACACAAGTTCATCCCAGCTTAGATGAAGAAACAGGTGTCCAGGCCAAGAGCATTAGCAACGACACTCTCTCCATGTTGGCTAAAACCGTCTCGACTCTTGAAGATGACAAGAAACAAAGACTTCAAAAGCTTCAAGACCTTGCCACTCAGCTGATTGATCTCTGGAACCTGATGGACACTCCTGAGGAAGAAAGGGATCTTTTCAATCATGTCACGTGCAACATTTCATCTTCAGTCGATGACGTCACTACCCCAGGCGCTCTCGCACGTGATCTGATCAAGGAGGCGGAGGTGGAAGTGGACAGGCTTGACCAGCTGAAAGCCAGCAGAATGAAGGAGATTGCATTCAAGAAAGAGACCGAGCTAGAGGAGATATACGCTCGCGCGCACGTGGAGATAAACCCTGAGTCGGCTCGCGAGAGGATCATGTCGCTGATTGATGCTGGGAACGTGGAGCATACTGAGTTGTTGGCGGATATGGATGGTCAGATAGCTAAGGCTAGAGAAGAAGCGGTTAGTAGGAAGGATGTATTGGACAGAGTTGAGAAATGGATTTCTGCTTGTGAGGAAGAGAGCTGGTTAGAAGACTACAACCGG GATCACAACAGGTACAGTGCAAGCAGAGGAGCGCATTTGAATCTCAAGAGAGCTGAGAAAGCCAGGATTCTGGTTAGCAAGATTCCTG CGATGGTTGACACATTGGTTGCCAAGATCCGAGCTTGGGAAGAGGAACACAGCATGTCCTTTGCATACGATGGCGTTCCTCTGCTAGCTATGTTAGATGAGTACGGTATGCTCAGGCAAGAACGAGAAGATGAGAAACGGAGGCTGAGGGAGCAAAAGAAGGTTCAAGAACAGCCACACGTAGAGCAAGACTCTGCGTTTAGCACCAGGCCAAGCCCTGCAGCAAGACCAGTCAGTGCTAAGAAACCTGTGGGGACACGAGCTAACAACGGAGGAGCCAACCGGCGTTTATCTTTGAATGCAAACCAGAACGGAAGCAGGTCTATTGCGAAAGAAGGAGGGAGAAGGGAGAGTCTTAACAGGCCGGCTGCTCCTACGAACTACGTTGCCATTTCGAAAGAGGAAGCTGCTTCTTCATCTCCGGGGTCTGGTGCTGCAGATCAAGTTTCAGCTTCACCGTAA
- the LOC111202870 gene encoding glutathione S-transferase T3-like: MAPCDWTAHQCCLSPSRESQRLSFSTSPSSLWAISAISAPLSFSATQNRISASLSSLVVPISNLVVSLSSLSVTFILENSVFSVGDLVLGVSKSNRVVSLSSLVVPISNLVVSLSKLVVSVSTSPSSLPVTFILDFSVMSLDDLVLVVSLSSLVLSLSNLLESLSNLVWNLDSISLSWTRDSLMDPYTQQCSFQNLLNSQTPNTQWNESVSASVPREPYQTVSASDASVFSSQWNEDGNDDVEIVSGRKERRKWSPVEDVVLISAWLNTSKDPVVGNEQKAITFWKRIASYFAASPKLAGLQKRGPVHCKARWGKINEGVCKFVGSYEAATKQRSSGQNEDDILKMAHAIYFNDYKKKYTIEHAWLELRHDQKWRGASTTKDKVREDDNSARPAGVKAAKAKAKKPVSKPTLEEEGKEFHNLWEIRQNDFALKDKLNKQKLLESLIVKTEPLTELELALKDQLIKDMLA; the protein is encoded by the exons ATGGCGCCTTGTGATTGGACCGCGCATCAATGCTGTCTCTCTCCTTCGCGAGAAAGCCAAAGGCTTTCATTCTCGACTTCTCCGTCTTCTCTCTGGGCGATCTCGGCGATCTCCGCGCCTCTCTCTTTCTCGGCGACTCAGAATCGAATCTCGGCGTCTCTCTCGAGTCTCGTCGTCCCTATCTCGAACCTGGTGGTCTCTCTGTCTTCTCTCTCGGTGACTTTCATTCTCGAGAACTCCGTCTTCTCGGTCGGTGATCTCGTTCTCGGCGTCTCTAAATCGAATCGCGTCGTCTCTCTCTCGAGTCTCGTCGTCCCTATCTCGAACCTGGTCGTCTCTCTGTCGAAGCTCGTCGTCTCTGTCTCCACTTCTCCATCTTCTCTCCCGGTGACTTTCATTCTCGACTTCTCCGTCATGTCGCTCGATGATCTCGTTCTCGTCGTCTCTCTGTCAAGtctcgtcctctctctctcgaaCCTCCTCGAATCTCTCTCAAACCTCGTCTGGAATCTCGACTCCATCTCCTTATCG TGGACAAGAG ATTCTCTTATGGATCCTTATACTCAACAATGTAGCTTTCAAAATCTCTTGAACAGTCAAACTCCAAACACTCAATGGAATGAGTCTGTCTCTGCGTCTGTTCCTCGTGAGCCTTATCAGACTGTCTCTGCGTCTGATGCCTCTGTTTTCTCTTCACAATGGAATGAAGATGGCAACGATGACGTAGAGATTGTGTCTGGCCGTAAAGAGAGGCGTAAATGGTCACCGGTGGAAGATGTTGTGCTGATAAGTGCTTGGTTGAACACTTCCAAGGATCCAGTGGTTGGGAATGAGCAGAAAGCAATTACGTTTTGGAAACGAATTGCTTCTTATTTTGCTGCGAGTCCCAAGCTGGCTGGTTTGCAAAAGAGGGGACCGGTGCACTGTAAAGCAAGGTGGGGGAAGATCAATGAAGGCGTGTGTAAGTTTGTTGGCTCCTATGAAGCTGCAACGAAACAGAGATCGAGTGGACAGAACGAGGATGACATCTTGAAGATGGCTCACGCGATTTACTTTAATGATTACAAGAAGAAGTACACAATAGAGCACGCATGGTTGGAGCTTCGCCATGATCAAAAATGGCGTGGAGCATCTACTACTAAAGATAAAGTCA GAGAGGATGATAATTCCGCACGGCCTGCTGGGGTTAAAGCAGCAAAGGCAAAAGCTAAAAAGCCTGTGAGCAAGCCGACGTTGGAAGAGGAAGGAAAGGAGTTTCACAACCTGTGGGAGATTAGGCAGAATGACTTTGCCCTGAAGGATAAGCTGAACAAGCAGAAATTGCTTGAGAGTCTCATTGTCAAGACAGAGCCATTAACTGAACTAGAACTTGCTTTGAAAGATCAGCTTATTAAGGACATGTTGGCTTAG